From the Streptomyces pluripotens genome, one window contains:
- a CDS encoding FtsK/SpoIIIE domain-containing protein yields the protein MTGNRLGLALLAVAVLVALGLLGWAGYCFARWYRADAETRVSLRQARRMRWGWKRLAPMLGLSVKDATPTVLQQYGPQDQPTKPRVLVPRLHTRADAFGVTVTADALPQVGLSAWQDAGEGLCDAWGMRRIRISQPKPGVIVARGFRREPLEAVIRSPLLGPDGSPVCRPGQFVSTDDVLLGWDEDGTPIVLNLAYSAHALVAGLTRSGKSITVNTLLAYASLMRDVRLIVIDPNLGAVAPWWRTAYKVSDAIHPDEPTEILRWVREEMQRRERLFWSGRTDRITDFSRELPLLLVVIDEVANYTRHPDRKARERFEAELLAIASQGAKFGIRLWLLTQKPSADVLTTAVRTNLSARICHRVDTVEDFLHLFPDGRELDITAADRTMPQGVSIASVGDMCTPVRLRSVYLPTEACWQINDLMCAEGLKVRELPASIDLDKVA from the coding sequence ATGACCGGCAATCGCCTTGGGCTCGCGCTTCTCGCCGTCGCTGTGCTGGTCGCGCTTGGGCTGCTGGGCTGGGCCGGGTACTGCTTCGCCCGCTGGTACCGGGCCGATGCCGAGACCCGGGTCAGTCTGCGGCAGGCGCGGCGGATGCGGTGGGGCTGGAAGCGGCTCGCCCCGATGCTGGGCCTGTCGGTCAAGGACGCCACCCCCACCGTGCTCCAGCAGTACGGCCCGCAGGACCAACCGACCAAGCCGCGTGTGCTGGTGCCGCGCCTGCATACCCGCGCCGACGCCTTCGGCGTCACCGTCACCGCCGATGCCCTGCCGCAGGTCGGGCTCAGCGCCTGGCAGGACGCCGGCGAGGGCCTGTGCGACGCGTGGGGGATGCGGCGCATCCGGATCAGCCAGCCCAAGCCCGGAGTGATCGTCGCGCGCGGCTTCCGCCGTGAGCCGCTGGAGGCGGTGATCCGCTCACCACTGCTCGGCCCGGACGGCTCCCCCGTCTGCCGGCCGGGGCAGTTCGTCTCCACCGATGATGTGCTGCTCGGCTGGGACGAGGACGGCACCCCCATCGTGCTCAACCTCGCCTACTCCGCCCACGCCCTCGTCGCCGGCCTCACCCGCTCCGGAAAATCGATCACCGTCAACACCCTGCTCGCCTACGCCTCGCTCATGCGGGACGTGCGTCTGATCGTGATCGACCCCAACCTCGGTGCGGTCGCGCCCTGGTGGCGTACCGCCTACAAGGTCTCCGACGCCATCCACCCCGACGAGCCGACCGAGATCCTGCGCTGGGTGCGCGAGGAGATGCAGCGCCGGGAGCGGCTGTTCTGGTCCGGCCGTACCGACCGCATCACCGACTTCAGTCGCGAGCTGCCGCTTCTGTTGGTGGTGATCGACGAGGTGGCGAACTACACCCGCCACCCCGACCGCAAGGCCCGCGAACGCTTCGAGGCCGAATTGCTGGCCATCGCCAGCCAGGGCGCCAAGTTCGGTATCCGGCTGTGGCTGCTCACTCAGAAGCCCTCCGCCGACGTGCTCACCACCGCCGTACGAACCAACCTGTCCGCCCGGATCTGCCACCGCGTCGACACCGTCGAGGACTTCCTGCACCTCTTCCCCGACGGCCGGGAACTGGACATCACCGCCGCCGACCGCACCATGCCCCAGGGCGTGTCCATCGCCTCCGTCGGCGACATGTGCACCCCCGTCCGCCTGCGCTCGGTCTACCTGCCCACCGAAGCCTGCTGGCAGATCAACGACCTCATGTGCGCCGAAGGGCTAAAGGTCCGCGAGCTGCCCGCCTCTATCGACCTGGACAAGGTCGCGTGA
- a CDS encoding helix-turn-helix domain-containing protein: protein MRDDELLTVPEAMARLKIGRSALYDLLRTRRLASLTIGRARRIPAHALADYVQRHLEEAA from the coding sequence ATGCGTGACGACGAACTCCTCACCGTCCCCGAGGCGATGGCCCGCCTCAAGATCGGCCGCTCCGCCCTCTACGACCTCCTGCGCACCCGTCGCCTGGCCTCGCTGACCATCGGCCGTGCCCGCCGTATCCCCGCCCACGCCCTCGCTGACTACGTTCAGCGCCACCTGGAAGAGGCCGCCTAA
- a CDS encoding replication initiator, with the protein MPPHDRTTTIPRPEPATAALPTFTGYRDLLGLVRQLSSLGGCSQPIRLEGQRTEIDAFTGEILRELKSKELPAGHLLVRCGNRRTTRCPSCAELYRQDTYQLIAAGLRGGKNIPDQVATHPRVFATLTAPSYGPVHRRRINGSARCRCGRTHTNGDPLLGTPLDPERYDYTGAVLWNAHAPALWARFMLHLRRTIAAAAGLPQRLLHKAVRVSYAKVAEYQQRGLIHFHAVIRLDGPAGPYTPPPAWATPELLADAIQTAATHTHIDGPTLKNRAHSFAFGEQIDTRIIRSTAFQGRTTITEGKVAGYVAKYATKGTEAATGTLDHRLKRITDLWCESVPEHAARMIRTAWTLGARDDLKHLNLRKWAHMLGFRGHFSTKTRAYSSTLGALRAARAAWHRRHTPIPSSTTLVIAHWAYDGTGLTPDLERLATLIGSGPTREQAVAADA; encoded by the coding sequence ATGCCACCGCACGACCGCACCACCACAATCCCCCGCCCCGAACCGGCCACGGCCGCGCTGCCCACGTTCACCGGGTACCGCGACCTGCTCGGCCTGGTACGGCAACTGTCCTCGCTCGGCGGCTGCTCCCAGCCGATCCGGCTCGAAGGCCAGCGCACCGAGATCGACGCCTTCACCGGCGAGATCCTGCGCGAACTGAAGTCCAAGGAACTTCCCGCCGGACACCTCCTGGTCCGCTGCGGCAACCGCCGCACCACTCGCTGCCCCTCCTGCGCCGAGCTCTACCGCCAGGACACCTACCAGCTCATCGCCGCCGGCCTGCGCGGCGGCAAGAACATCCCCGACCAGGTCGCCACCCACCCCCGCGTCTTCGCCACCCTCACCGCGCCCTCGTACGGCCCCGTCCACAGGCGGCGCATCAACGGCTCCGCCCGCTGCCGCTGCGGACGCACCCACACCAACGGCGACCCGCTCCTCGGCACCCCACTCGACCCGGAGCGCTACGACTACACCGGCGCCGTGCTGTGGAACGCCCATGCCCCGGCCCTGTGGGCGCGCTTCATGCTCCACCTGCGTCGCACCATCGCCGCCGCAGCCGGTCTCCCGCAGCGCCTGCTGCACAAGGCCGTCCGCGTCTCGTACGCCAAGGTCGCCGAGTACCAGCAGCGCGGACTGATCCACTTCCACGCCGTGATCCGCCTCGACGGCCCCGCAGGCCCCTACACCCCGCCGCCCGCCTGGGCCACCCCCGAACTCCTCGCCGATGCCATCCAGACCGCGGCCACCCACACCCACATCGACGGACCCACGCTCAAGAATCGCGCCCACTCCTTCGCCTTCGGCGAACAAATCGACACTAGGATCATCCGGTCCACGGCCTTCCAGGGCAGGACCACGATCACCGAGGGCAAGGTCGCCGGGTACGTCGCCAAGTACGCCACCAAGGGCACCGAAGCCGCAACCGGCACCCTCGACCACCGGCTGAAGAGGATCACCGACCTCTGGTGCGAGTCCGTACCCGAGCACGCCGCCCGCATGATCCGCACCGCCTGGACCCTCGGCGCCCGCGACGACCTCAAGCACCTGAACCTGCGCAAGTGGGCCCACATGCTCGGCTTCCGCGGCCACTTCTCCACCAAGACCCGCGCCTACTCCAGCACCCTCGGCGCCCTCCGGGCCGCCCGAGCCGCCTGGCACCGCCGCCACACCCCTATACCCTCCTCGACCACCCTCGTCATCGCCCACTGGGCCTACGACGGCACCGGCCTCACCCCCGACCTCGAACGCCTCGCCACCCTCATCGGCAGCGGCCCAACGCGCGAACAGGCGGTGGCAGCCGATGCGTGA
- a CDS encoding tyrosine-type recombinase/integrase, with translation MIAPKRKKARANGEGTIYQRKDGRWEAAGYVLAADGSRKRVRVYGSTRREAADKIAEKIANSNRGLPVATADSTVGDYLTYWLGSVAVHRLRENTHTRYAACVRLHLVPGLGAKKIARLTAKDVRTFLDRLRTTCQCCTQGLDTERKECCAIGECCQKQLSPSTVTYVHSVLKSALEHAVREDELPRNVARNVKAAAPRPRRFQPLTAAEARQFLDAARADRLHALYELALRTGLRKGELLGLHWEDLDLTTGTASIRHSLQRTRTGGLTHLPTKTRASERRIALPTECLHSLKKQQERQDKERETAGSAWRDSSLVFTTPTGRPLDPANLTRRFRSFLNRAGLRRIRFHDLRHSTATLLLEQGVDLVVIKELLGHAHIGVTAGVYAHVRLRLQRQAINALGDALQGKRLDHPPHTATDD, from the coding sequence ATGATCGCCCCCAAGCGCAAGAAGGCCCGCGCCAACGGCGAAGGCACCATCTACCAGCGCAAGGACGGCCGCTGGGAAGCCGCCGGCTATGTCCTCGCCGCCGACGGCAGCCGCAAACGTGTCCGGGTCTACGGCAGCACGCGGAGGGAAGCCGCCGACAAGATCGCCGAGAAGATCGCGAACAGCAACCGCGGGCTGCCCGTCGCCACCGCAGACAGCACCGTCGGCGACTACCTCACGTACTGGCTCGGCAGCGTCGCCGTCCACCGACTTCGCGAGAACACCCACACCCGCTACGCCGCCTGTGTCCGCCTCCACCTCGTCCCCGGCCTCGGCGCCAAGAAGATCGCACGTCTCACCGCCAAGGACGTCCGCACCTTCCTCGACCGGCTCCGCACCACCTGCCAGTGCTGCACCCAGGGCCTGGACACCGAACGGAAGGAGTGCTGCGCCATCGGCGAATGCTGCCAGAAGCAGCTGTCCCCTTCGACCGTGACCTACGTGCACTCGGTCCTCAAGTCCGCCCTCGAACACGCCGTCCGCGAAGACGAGCTGCCGCGCAACGTCGCCCGGAACGTCAAAGCCGCCGCACCCCGGCCCAGGCGCTTCCAGCCCCTCACCGCAGCCGAGGCTCGCCAGTTCCTCGACGCAGCCCGCGCCGACCGGCTCCACGCGCTGTACGAACTCGCGCTGCGCACCGGGCTCCGCAAGGGCGAACTCCTCGGCCTCCACTGGGAAGACCTCGACCTCACCACCGGAACGGCCAGCATCCGGCACTCACTCCAGCGCACCCGCACCGGCGGCCTCACGCACCTGCCCACCAAGACCCGCGCGTCCGAACGCCGAATCGCCCTCCCCACCGAATGCCTCCACTCCCTCAAGAAGCAACAGGAACGGCAGGACAAGGAGCGAGAGACAGCAGGGTCTGCCTGGCGGGACAGCAGCCTCGTCTTCACCACGCCAACTGGACGGCCCCTCGACCCGGCCAACCTCACCCGCCGCTTCCGCAGCTTCCTCAACCGGGCCGGACTCCGCCGCATCCGCTTCCACGACCTCCGCCACTCGACCGCCACCCTGCTCCTGGAACAAGGTGTCGACCTCGTCGTGATCAAGGAACTCCTCGGGCACGCTCACATCGGCGTCACCGCCGGCGTCTACGCCCATGTCCGACTCCGGCTCCAACGCCAAGCCATCAACGCCCTGGGGGATGCACTACAGGGGAAGCGCCTCGACCATCCGCCCCACACAGCAACAGATGACTGA
- a CDS encoding RHS repeat-associated core domain-containing protein, whose product MRVRRVPGFWIAFITALGLLAGLVNAQAALAADHRPNYLVKAKKEHSVPVTPVKGKGHAGPRMARWSPGKARRTWPAAGSANVAVPARGASALHAGHLPVTLTAAKKGHRARPGTKLHVRMLGQKAAQKLGLRGVVLAVQPAPKTRGGSTHLNLDYSAFKNAYGGDWSTRLHLVRLPTCALTTPNKPACRTQSPLASANNTKSQTVSADVALPTTRSESGVRKSATAPSMVLAAVAGTAGGGGSYAATSLSPSGQWSGGGSGGGFSYSYPITVPDVPGSLVPSVGLSYSSQSVDGRTSSTNAQSSWIGDGWDYSPGFVERSYPSCSDDTANGTPKTADECWSDAAQTLTLSLNGSSNTLVHDDKTDTWHPQGDNGEKIEIKTDTVNGDNDHEYFVVTTADGTHYYFGRNRLPGWASGDATTNSVFTAPVYGNDTGEPCHASTFATSWCQQGYRWNLDYVVDAHGNAISYWYTPETGYYGRDNATTATPYTRGGYLAKIQYGQLAGKVYDTTSPAAAQVFFDTSERCLPDANFDCAAAKMTTANASHWPDVPVDQTCSSTGTCDNHGPAFFTTKRLTGIRTQTLVGTAYQDVDAWSLTHTFPSTGDTTTPALWLSSITHTGKDGGSLAMPPVKFAGQALANRVDGLDGYQPITRYRLTTITTESGETITVNYSSPQCHRQGTTVLPASQDDNTYRCYPSYWTPPGQSSPQLDWFNKFVVNSVTTQDPTAGGLPVQTSYTYLGDPAWHFNDDPLTQTKYRTWNQWRGYGTVETRTGTSPGKITLQRQTYFRGMDGDKSSSGTRSVTLNDHAGDDPQKDSDWLAGQAFETEGFNGAGGALLSDEITDPWSSPATATQSRTTQGLDALVAHRTNIKRTRAITTKADGTQRTTETDYTIDDATGLPTSVDDRGDTSTAADDKCTRTWYAKDASGNTLPVPRRVQQVAVSCSTTPSYPGDLISDDLTFFDNSTDNTAPPTKGDVTMVQKADSVTGDGTAHYITALKNTYDSYGRELTETDADGRTTTTAYTPATGATPTSIKVTRPKVTGQSAGFSTTTVLDPGRGLDLKTTDAAGYSTTSTYDPLGRLTAVWNPGFATSNNPNTKYSYDLDPKAPSTVTTQTLLDNNTYRTSISLYDAMLRPRETQTATVDGGRVITDTVYDSHGWAVSSSSPYYNSGAPSSTLVDAADDQTPSQTGTAYDGAGRVTASIAYHFATETWRTTTAYPGSDRVDLTPPNGATPTTTYTDARGQTVKLLRYHGSTPAGAADTVTYSYDAAGHQTGQDDGHGHTWTSHYDLLGRRTSQTDPDTGTSTSAYDNAGQLQSTTDNRGKTISYSYDELGRKKAEYDTTGGVDPAPGNELATWTYDTLKKGKPTSSTRYVGGTSGSAYTSKILRYDSHGWIQATELVVPSAEGALAGTYLHQNRYNHTGTLQSYTDQDPSSVKLPKETVSYTYDAYDRPIGVGGDTNGWAYVSGLTYTEFDAPQQVTYGTSGNFAQQTLSYDDQTHRLTGDTLVTQSGAAIADKTTYAYQPSGNVTKIADKLETGQSDTQCFAYDWAQRLKTAWTATDNCATTPTPGASATVGGPSPYWQSWTYDATGARQGQVDHDPSGDTSHDTTATYTPFSTPGTSHPAHAVSQVDKVTPADPTSNTTNTYTYDNDGNVTTRTTRAGTDTLTYDDEDHLAELASTGSAGNTKYLYAADGNLLIRHSPDTTTLYTGDEEITLKKDATTCDGLRYISIAGQTVATHSSDGHFTYLVPDHQGTSTLAVDAQTQKTTRRQYKPFGEQRDQTGTWTAGQRGYVGGTQDDNTGLTNLGAREYDPTIGRFLSPDPILAPGSPQSWNAYDYADDTPVTTSDPSGACPFVDCPTRNCPYCLNRTPTDTDPHSPALHDHPGSGSTPNNTKAYGRHYKADVSNTASHARAEERALARQKATANAAVAAAKKQASGFKHQLLSLVADVIGVTDAYNCFTKGDVMGCINTALTAVPWGKIFKAIKVGIEAFKVWRALDRAYTAVKDAEEAAKIADDALDAERAYLELEKTESAGTEAASCAVHSFTASTGVRLADGSSKPISHIKTGDTVLATDPQTGVTAPEKVQKVIVTHTDHDFTTLTLDTTPVRGPPHTGKQQRHTLTTTWHHPFWDTTRHRWTDAHNLTPGTQLRRPDGTNVTVTAAHNFHQHKTTYDLTVGTLHTYYVLAGATPVLVHNCGDVYRSDTRDPSEIFDGGFAPKGDNMNLEEHVAGVSGVYTPDSGFVSTTTSKSHALSRKGHTYVIDSRGASGGIDVNKRIPGNVHANEAEIAVPRTIDSCHIRGCWHETTGEWIPNPNYRE is encoded by the coding sequence ATGCGGGTGCGGAGGGTCCCCGGGTTCTGGATCGCCTTCATCACCGCACTCGGGCTTCTGGCCGGGCTGGTCAATGCTCAGGCCGCACTCGCCGCAGACCACCGGCCCAATTACCTCGTCAAGGCGAAGAAGGAACACTCCGTTCCGGTGACGCCCGTCAAGGGCAAGGGCCATGCCGGGCCGCGGATGGCCCGCTGGAGCCCGGGCAAGGCACGCAGAACCTGGCCCGCTGCCGGCAGTGCCAATGTGGCGGTGCCGGCCCGCGGTGCCTCCGCCCTGCACGCAGGCCACCTGCCGGTGACCCTGACGGCTGCCAAGAAGGGACACCGCGCACGGCCGGGCACGAAGCTGCACGTGCGCATGCTGGGCCAGAAGGCCGCACAGAAGCTCGGACTGCGCGGCGTGGTTCTCGCCGTTCAGCCTGCCCCCAAGACCCGCGGTGGCAGCACTCACCTCAACCTGGACTACTCGGCGTTCAAGAACGCCTACGGCGGAGACTGGTCCACACGCCTTCACCTGGTGCGGCTGCCGACCTGCGCGCTGACCACTCCCAACAAGCCCGCCTGCCGTACCCAAAGCCCCTTGGCCTCCGCCAACAACACCAAGTCCCAGACGGTTTCAGCCGACGTGGCACTGCCCACCACGCGCTCCGAAAGCGGGGTCCGCAAGTCCGCCACCGCACCGTCGATGGTGCTGGCGGCGGTGGCCGGCACCGCCGGCGGCGGCGGTTCTTACGCGGCCACCTCGCTGTCCCCGTCCGGTCAATGGTCCGGCGGCGGCTCCGGCGGCGGCTTCTCCTACTCGTACCCCATCACGGTGCCCGACGTCCCCGGCAGCCTGGTCCCCAGCGTCGGCCTGAGCTACAGCTCGCAGAGCGTGGACGGACGTACCTCATCAACCAACGCCCAGTCCTCCTGGATCGGCGACGGCTGGGACTATTCACCCGGATTCGTCGAACGCTCCTATCCGTCCTGCTCCGACGACACGGCGAACGGCACCCCGAAGACCGCCGACGAGTGCTGGTCGGATGCCGCCCAGACCCTCACCCTCTCGCTCAACGGCTCGTCCAACACCCTCGTCCACGACGACAAGACGGACACCTGGCACCCGCAGGGCGACAACGGCGAGAAGATCGAGATCAAGACCGACACGGTCAACGGTGACAACGACCACGAGTACTTCGTCGTCACCACCGCCGACGGCACCCACTACTACTTCGGCCGCAACCGCCTGCCCGGCTGGGCCTCCGGCGACGCCACCACCAACTCCGTGTTCACCGCCCCGGTCTACGGCAACGACACCGGCGAACCGTGCCACGCTTCGACCTTCGCCACCTCCTGGTGCCAGCAGGGCTACCGGTGGAACCTCGACTACGTCGTCGACGCCCACGGCAACGCCATCAGCTACTGGTACACGCCCGAGACGGGCTACTACGGCCGTGACAACGCCACGACCGCCACCCCGTACACCCGCGGCGGCTACCTCGCCAAGATCCAGTACGGGCAGTTGGCGGGGAAGGTCTACGACACCACCTCGCCCGCCGCCGCGCAGGTCTTCTTCGACACCTCTGAACGCTGCCTGCCCGATGCCAACTTCGACTGCGCCGCTGCGAAGATGACGACGGCCAACGCCTCGCACTGGCCCGACGTCCCCGTCGACCAGACCTGCTCCTCGACGGGCACCTGCGACAACCACGGGCCGGCGTTCTTCACCACCAAGCGTCTGACCGGCATACGCACCCAGACCCTGGTCGGCACCGCCTACCAGGACGTCGACGCCTGGTCCCTGACCCACACCTTCCCCTCCACCGGGGACACCACCACCCCCGCGCTGTGGCTGTCGTCCATCACCCACACCGGCAAGGACGGCGGCAGCCTCGCCATGCCCCCGGTGAAATTCGCCGGACAGGCTCTCGCCAACCGGGTCGACGGCCTGGACGGCTACCAGCCGATCACCCGATACCGCCTGACCACCATCACCACCGAGTCCGGCGAAACGATCACCGTCAACTACTCCAGCCCCCAGTGCCACCGCCAGGGCACCACGGTGCTGCCCGCCAGCCAGGACGACAACACCTACCGCTGCTATCCGTCGTACTGGACCCCACCGGGCCAGTCCTCCCCGCAACTGGACTGGTTCAACAAGTTCGTCGTCAACTCCGTCACCACCCAGGACCCCACCGCGGGCGGCCTGCCCGTCCAAACGTCCTACACCTACCTCGGCGATCCGGCCTGGCACTTCAACGACGACCCGCTCACCCAGACCAAGTACCGGACCTGGAACCAATGGCGCGGTTACGGCACGGTGGAGACACGTACCGGCACCTCCCCGGGGAAGATCACGCTGCAGCGGCAGACCTACTTCCGCGGCATGGACGGCGACAAGTCGTCCTCCGGCACCCGCAGCGTCACCCTGAACGACCACGCCGGCGACGACCCCCAGAAGGACTCGGACTGGCTCGCGGGCCAGGCCTTCGAGACCGAAGGCTTCAACGGAGCCGGCGGCGCCCTGCTGTCGGACGAGATCACCGACCCCTGGAGCTCCCCGGCCACCGCCACCCAGTCCCGGACCACACAGGGCCTGGACGCGCTCGTCGCCCACCGCACCAACATCAAGCGCACCCGCGCCATCACCACCAAAGCCGACGGCACCCAGCGCACCACCGAGACCGACTACACCATCGACGACGCAACTGGCCTGCCCACGTCAGTCGACGACCGCGGCGACACCTCGACCGCGGCGGACGACAAGTGCACCCGCACCTGGTACGCCAAGGACGCCTCGGGCAACACCCTGCCCGTCCCGCGCCGGGTCCAGCAGGTCGCCGTCTCCTGCTCCACCACCCCGTCCTATCCAGGCGACCTGATCAGTGACGACCTGACCTTCTTCGACAACTCCACCGACAACACCGCGCCGCCCACCAAGGGCGACGTCACCATGGTGCAGAAGGCCGACTCCGTCACCGGCGACGGCACCGCGCACTACATCACCGCGCTGAAGAACACCTACGATTCCTACGGCCGCGAACTCACCGAAACAGATGCCGACGGCCGCACCACCACGACGGCCTACACCCCCGCCACCGGCGCCACACCGACCTCCATCAAGGTCACCCGGCCCAAGGTCACCGGCCAGTCCGCCGGATTCAGCACCACCACCGTCCTTGACCCGGGCCGCGGCCTGGACCTGAAGACCACCGACGCCGCCGGCTACTCCACCACCAGCACCTACGACCCGCTGGGCCGCCTCACCGCCGTCTGGAACCCGGGCTTCGCCACCAGCAACAACCCCAACACGAAATACAGCTACGACCTCGACCCGAAGGCCCCGTCGACGGTCACCACCCAGACCCTGCTCGACAACAACACCTACCGCACCTCCATCTCCCTCTACGACGCCATGCTGCGCCCACGGGAGACGCAGACGGCGACGGTGGACGGCGGCCGGGTCATCACCGACACCGTCTACGACAGCCACGGCTGGGCGGTGAGCAGTTCCAGCCCCTACTACAACAGCGGTGCCCCCTCCAGCACGCTGGTGGACGCGGCCGACGACCAGACCCCGTCCCAGACCGGCACGGCGTACGACGGCGCGGGCCGCGTCACCGCCTCCATCGCCTACCACTTCGCCACCGAGACCTGGCGCACCACCACCGCCTACCCCGGTTCCGACCGCGTCGACCTCACCCCTCCCAACGGCGCCACACCCACCACCACCTACACCGACGCCCGCGGCCAGACCGTCAAACTGCTGCGCTACCACGGCAGCACTCCCGCCGGGGCCGCTGACACCGTCACCTACTCCTACGACGCCGCCGGCCACCAGACCGGCCAGGACGACGGCCACGGACACACCTGGACCAGCCACTACGACCTGCTGGGCCGCCGCACCTCCCAGACCGACCCCGACACCGGCACCTCCACCTCCGCCTACGACAACGCCGGCCAGCTGCAGTCCACCACCGACAACCGCGGCAAGACCATCAGCTACAGCTACGACGAGCTGGGCCGCAAGAAGGCCGAGTACGACACCACCGGCGGCGTCGACCCCGCGCCGGGCAACGAACTCGCCACCTGGACCTACGACACCCTGAAGAAGGGCAAGCCCACCTCTTCGACCCGCTACGTGGGCGGCACCTCGGGCAGCGCCTACACCAGCAAGATCCTTCGCTACGACAGCCACGGATGGATCCAGGCCACCGAACTCGTCGTCCCCTCGGCCGAGGGAGCCCTGGCCGGCACCTACCTCCACCAGAACCGCTACAACCACACCGGCACCCTGCAGTCCTACACCGACCAGGACCCGTCCAGCGTCAAGCTCCCGAAGGAGACGGTCTCCTACACCTACGACGCCTACGACCGGCCCATCGGCGTCGGCGGCGACACCAACGGCTGGGCCTACGTCAGCGGCCTGACCTACACCGAGTTCGACGCACCCCAGCAGGTCACCTACGGCACCTCCGGCAACTTCGCCCAGCAGACCCTCAGCTACGACGACCAGACCCACCGGCTCACCGGTGACACCCTCGTCACCCAGTCCGGCGCCGCGATCGCCGACAAGACCACCTACGCCTACCAGCCCTCCGGCAACGTCACCAAGATCGCCGACAAGCTGGAGACCGGTCAGAGCGACACCCAGTGCTTCGCCTACGACTGGGCACAGCGTCTGAAAACAGCGTGGACGGCCACCGACAACTGCGCCACCACCCCCACACCCGGCGCCTCAGCCACCGTGGGTGGACCCTCCCCGTACTGGCAGAGCTGGACCTATGACGCCACCGGCGCCCGCCAGGGCCAGGTCGACCACGACCCTTCCGGCGACACCTCCCACGACACCACCGCCACCTACACCCCCTTCTCCACCCCCGGCACCAGCCACCCGGCCCACGCAGTCTCCCAGGTCGACAAGGTCACCCCAGCCGACCCCACCTCCAACACCACCAACACCTACACCTACGACAACGACGGCAACGTCACCACCCGCACCACCCGCGCCGGCACCGACACCCTCACCTACGACGACGAAGACCACCTCGCCGAACTGGCCTCCACCGGCAGCGCCGGCAACACCAAGTACCTCTACGCCGCCGACGGCAACCTGCTGATCCGCCACAGCCCGGACACCACCACCCTCTACACCGGCGACGAGGAAATCACCCTCAAGAAAGACGCCACCACCTGCGACGGCCTGCGCTACATCTCCATCGCCGGCCAAACGGTCGCCACCCACTCCTCCGACGGCCACTTCACCTACCTGGTCCCCGACCACCAGGGCACCAGCACCCTCGCCGTCGACGCCCAGACCCAGAAAACCACCCGCCGCCAGTACAAACCCTTCGGCGAGCAACGCGACCAGACCGGCACCTGGACCGCAGGCCAACGCGGATACGTCGGCGGCACCCAGGACGACAACACCGGCCTGACCAACCTCGGCGCCCGCGAATACGACCCCACCATCGGCCGGTTCCTCAGCCCCGACCCAATCCTCGCCCCCGGCTCCCCGCAGTCCTGGAACGCCTACGACTACGCCGACGACACCCCCGTCACCACCTCCGACCCCTCCGGCGCCTGCCCGTTCGTCGACTGCCCGACCCGCAACTGCCCCTACTGCCTCAACCGCACTCCCACCGACACCGATCCCCACTCACCCGCACTGCACGACCACCCGGGCTCGGGCAGCACCCCGAACAACACCAAGGCCTACGGCAGGCACTACAAGGCCGACGTCAGCAACACCGCCTCCCACGCCCGGGCGGAAGAACGCGCACTCGCACGCCAGAAGGCCACAGCCAACGCCGCGGTCGCCGCCGCGAAAAAACAAGCGTCGGGATTCAAACACCAACTGCTCAGCCTGGTCGCGGACGTCATCGGCGTCACCGACGCCTACAACTGCTTCACCAAGGGCGACGTCATGGGCTGCATCAACACCGCCCTGACCGCCGTCCCCTGGGGTAAGATCTTCAAAGCCATCAAGGTCGGCATCGAAGCCTTCAAAGTCTGGCGCGCACTCGACCGCGCCTACACCGCAGTCAAGGACGCCGAAGAAGCCGCGAAAATAGCCGACGACGCCCTGGACGCCGAACGCGCCTACCTGGAACTGGAGAAGACCGAAAGCGCCGGCACCGAAGCCGCCAGCTGCGCCGTACACAGCTTCACCGCCAGTACAGGAGTCCGCCTGGCCGACGGCTCATCCAAACCCATCAGCCACATCAAGACCGGCGACACCGTTCTCGCCACGGACCCGCAAACCGGCGTCACCGCACCGGAAAAAGTCCAGAAGGTCATCGTCACCCACACCGACCACGACTTCACCACCCTCACCCTGGACACCACCCCGGTCCGCGGACCGCCCCACACCGGCAAACAGCAGCGCCACACCCTCACCACCACTTGGCACCACCCCTTCTGGGACACCACCCGCCACCGCTGGACCGACGCCCACAACCTCACCCCCGGCACCCAACTCCGCCGCCCCGACGGCACCAACGTCACCGTCACCGCAGCCCACAACTTCCACCAGCACAAGACGACCTACGACCTCACCGTCGGCACCCTCCACACGTACTATGTGCTGGCGGGGGCGACACCGGTACTCGTTCACAACTGTGGGGACGTGTATCGCAGCGATACCCGGGATCCCAGCGAAATCTTCGATGGAGGATTCGCGCCCAAGGGAGACAATATGAATCTAGAAGAGCACGTAGCGGGTGTCTCCGGGGTCTATACCCCCGACTCTGGATTCGTGTCGACGACCACCTCGAAGTCTCACGCGTTGAGCCGGAAGGGCCACACTTACGTAATCGACTCCAGAGGTGCATCTGGAGGGATTGACGTGAACAAGAGGATCCCCGGAAATGTTCACGCAAACGAGGCAGAGATAGCTGTTCCGCGTACCATTGATTCGTGTCACATACGTGGGTGCTGGCATGAAACAACAGGAGAGTGGATCCCAAATCCGAACTATCGGGAGTGA